Proteins co-encoded in one Populus trichocarpa isolate Nisqually-1 chromosome 10, P.trichocarpa_v4.1, whole genome shotgun sequence genomic window:
- the LOC7463452 gene encoding protein FLOWERING LOCUS D — translation MNPPSPTPDEFSSLPLEFVPYPPLPPQTTPTPIQTPPAPAFALPNPNAAFPSFPIPKKRRRGRPQKTQTSFHFPQFFPPKAAQNQQQKKLVPDISEEIIVINKESTNEALIGLSAGFPADSLTDEEIDARVVTNIGGIEQVNYILIRNHIIAKWRENVNVWVTQEMFLNSVPIHCHGLLDSAYDYLVSHGYINFGVSQSIKERFPNEYTKSNVIVVGAGLAGLSAARQLMRLGFKVTVLEGRKRAGGRVYTMRMEGGAGNRVSASVDLGGSVLTGTLGNPLGILARQLGFWMHKVRDKCPLYSVGGRPVDLDMDMKVETAFNRLLDKASRLRQLMGDVSVDVSLGAALETFRQVYEDAVNKEEINLFNWHCANLEYANAGLLSKLSLAFWDQDDPYDMGGDHCFLPGGNGRLVQALAENVPILYEKTVHTIRYGSDGVQVIAGSQVFEGDMVLCTVPLGVLKSGSIKFIPELPQRKLDGIKRLGYGLLNKVAMLFPCVFWETDLDTFGHLTDDTSSQGEFFLFYSYATVAGGPILIALVAGEAAHKFESMPPTDAVTKVIQILKGIYEPQGITVPEPIQTVCTRWGSDPFTLGSYSNVAVGASGDDYDILAESVGDGRLFFAGEATNRRYPATMHGAFLSGLREAANMIHYAGTRASRMKVNRTPSKNAHTCASLLADLFREPDIEFGSFSVIFGRKNPDPKSTAILRVTFSEPRKKSQEGSRPDQRHSNKLLFQQLQSHFNQQQPLHVYTLLSKQQALELREVRGGDETRMNYLCEKLGVKLIGRKGLGPTADSLIASIKAERGGHKTPATSLGLKSGMSKLQKVTLKRKLVRRAKIVRSSNKYVPPPNLNMVNVKVLEEIRTTNQAPPERNSTGQIQVDMLKNEQTAPS, via the exons ATGAATCCACCATCACCAACCCCCGACGAATTCTCGTCTCTTCCTCTCGAATTCGTCCCCTACCCTCCTCTACCTCCACAAACCACCCCTACTCCCATACAAACCCCACCCGCACCCGCATTCGCGCTTCCAAATCCGAACGCTGCATTCCCCTCATTTCCCATTCCCAAGAAACGCCGCCGTGGCCGTCCCCAAAAAACCCAAACCTCCTTTCACTTCCCCCAATTTTTTCCACCCAAAGCCGCACaaaaccaacaacaaaaaaaactagtcCCTGATATTTCAGAAGAAATCATAGTAATCAACAAAGAATCAACAAACGAAGCCTTAATTGGTCTCTCTGCTGGATTCCCTGCTGATTCCTTAACTGACGAAGAAATAGATGCCCGTGTGGTCACGAATATCGGCGGAATCGAACAGgttaattacattttaattaGGAATCATATAATTGCGAAATGGCGCGAGAATGTTAATGTTTGGGTGACTCAAGAAATGTTTCTTAATTCCGTGCCGATACATTGTCATGGGTTGTTAGATTCTGCTTACGATTATCTAGTTTCGCACGGGTATATTAATTTTGGGGTTTCGCAGTCGATAAAAGAAAGATTCCCCAATGAGTATACGAAGTCGAATGTGATTGTTGTTGGGGCAGGATTGGCGGGGTTGAGTGCGGCGAGGCAGTTAATGAGGTTGGGATTTAAGGTTACAGTTTTAGAAGGGAGGAAGCGTGCGGGCGGGAGAGTTTATACTATGAGAATGGAAGGGGGAGCGGGGAATAGGGTGAGTGCATCGGTGGATTTAGGAGGGAGTGTTTTGACGGGGACATTGGGGAATCCGTTGGGGATTTTAGCAAGGCAGTTGGGGTTTTGGATGCATAAGGTGAGGGATAAGTGTCCACTTTATAGTGTGGGTGGGAGACCAGTTGATTTGGATATGGATATGAAGGTTGAGACAGCATTTAATAGGTTGTTGGATAAAGCAAGTAGACTTAGGCAGTTGATGGGGGATGTCTCAGTGGATGTGTCATTGGGGGCTGCGTTGGAAACGTTTAGGCAGGTTTATGAGGATGCTGTGAATAAGGAGGAGATCAATTTGTTTAATTGGCATTGTGCTAATTTGGAGTATGCCAATGCAGGTTTGTTGTCGAAGTTATCATTGGCATTTTGGGACCAGGATGACCCGTATGACATGGGAGGGGATCATTGTTTTTTGCCTGGAGGGAATGGGAGGTTGGTTCAGGCTTTAGCTGAGAATGTACCAATTTTGTATGAGAAGACTGTGCATACTATTAGGTATGGGAGTGATGGGGTGCAGGTTATTGCGGGCAGCCAAGTCTTCGAGGGGGATATGGTGTTGTGTACGGTTCCTCTTGGAGTGTTGAAGAGTGGGTCGATCAAGTTTATTCCTGAGTTGCCACAGAGGAAGCTTGATGGGATAAAAAGGTTGGGATATGGACTGCTGAATAAGGTTGCGATGCTTTTTCCTTGCGTGTTTTGGGAAACTGACCTGGACACGTTTGGACATTTGACTGACGATACGAGTTCTCAAGGGGAGTTCTTCTTGTTTTATAGCTATGCAACTGTTGCTGGTGGTCCAATCTTGATTGCTTTGGTAGCAGGGGAAGCTGCTCATAAATTTGAGAGTATGCCACCTACGGATGCAGTGACCAAGGTTATTCAAATCCTCAAGG GTATTTATGAACCTCAAGGAATCACTGTCCCAGAGCCTATCCAAACTGTCTGCACAAGATGGGGCAGTGATCCATTTACCCTTGGTTCTTACTCTAATGTTGCGGTAGGGGCATCAGGAGATGACTATGATATATTAGCAGAAAGTGTGGGAGATGGAAGACTTTTCTTTGCAGGGGAGGCCACAAATAGGCGATATCCTGCAACTATGCATGGAGCTTTTCTCAGTGGGTTAAGAGAAGCTGCAAACATGATTCACTATGCTGGCACTCGAGCCTCAAGGATGAAGGTTAATCGGACCCCATCAAAGAATGCCCACACTTGTGCTTCCCTTCTTGCAGATTTATTTAGGGAGCCAGATATAGAGTTTGGGagtttttctgttatttttggcAGAAAGAATCCTGACCCGAAGTCAACAGCAATTTTAAGGGTGACATTTAGTGAACCTCGAAAGAAGAGCCAGGAAGGTTCTAGGCCAGATCAACGGCATTCCAATAAGTTACTTTTTCAGCAGCTTCAGTCACATTTCAATCAGCAACAACCACTTCATGTGTACACTTTATTGTCCAAACAACAGGCGCTTGAGTTGAGAGAGGTGAGAGGGGGTGATGAAACGAGGATGAATTATCTCTGTGAGAAGCTAGGAGTGAAATTGATTGGGAGAAAGGGTTTGGGGCCTACAGCTGATTCACTCATTGCATCTATTAAAGCTGAGAGAGGTGGGCACAAAACCCCTGCTACTTCTTTGGGTCTAAAATCAG GGATGTCCAAACTACAAAAGGTCACTTTGAAGCGAAAACTGGTCAG GAGAGCTAAAATAGTGCGCAGCAGCAATAAGTATGTGCCTCCTCCGAATTTGAACATGGTAAATGTTAAGGTGTTAGAAGAAATTCGGACAACAAATCAGGCACCTCCTGAAAGGAATAGTACAG GACAAATTCAAGTGgacatgttgaagaatgaacAGACAGCACCCTCCTGA